The stretch of DNA GCTCGACCGGATCGGAGGGCTCGGCCGTTTCGTCGGCCGGGGCGACCGGGTCCTGCTCAAGCCCAACCTGAACGGGATGGACGGATACACCGACCGGGCGATGACCGGGGCGCTGATCGAGCTTCTGATCGACCTGGGGGCCGGCGGGATCTGCATCGCCGAGTCGACCTTCGGCGACGCGGAGGCGACGGACCGGTATTTCCACGAGACCGGCTACGTCGCGCTCGCGGCGAGGTACGGCATCCCCCTGCACAACCTGAACCGCTCCGAGGCGGTCGAGGTTCCGGTGAAGGAGCCGCTTGCGCTCGAGCGGCTGCCGGTCGCCCGGGAGTTCTTCGAGGCGGACCGGATCGTCAACCTCCCCAACATGAAGGTGCATTACGCCACCGGGATCACGCTCGCCCTGAAGAACATGAAGGGGTTCCTGGTCGGCGACGCGAAGCGGCGCTGCCACGACGCGGGGCTCGACCATGCGATCGTCGACATCAACAACACGCTGCGGCCGCACCTGAACGTAGTCGACGCAATTTCGTGCATGGAGCGGATGGGTCCCCGCGGAGGGGATCCCGTGCGGCTCGACCTGGTCATGGCGGGCGGCGACCCGGCCGAGGTGGACTGCGTCGGATGCGCGGTCATGGGATACGCGATCGACGAGGTGCGGCACCTGAAGGCGATCGTCGATTCGCGCGGAATCGACCCTGAGGGGATCGTGACGGCGGGGGAGCGGGTCGAGGACGTCCGGCGGCCGTTCCGCAGGGTCGCGGTCGAGGAGCTCGTGCCGGCGAATTTCCGGGTCCGGGGCCGGAGCGCCTGCAGCTCCTGCGTGAACGCCTTCCTGCTGGCCTGCAGGCACATGGAGACCGCACCGGCGGGTCCGGTGGAGGTGTTCATGGGGACGGCCGTCGAGGAAGTCGAGGCCTCCGGGGCTTTCCGGATCGCGTTCGGGAACTGCTGCCCGGGCGACCTGGCGTGCGAACTGCGGATCCCCGGCTGCCCTCCGATCCCTTACGCGCTGAACGAGCGGCTGAAGAAGGGCGGGTAGCGCAGGCGCATCAAGGCTGGCTGAACGACCTCCTGCGCTCCTGTTTCAGCAGGTCGAACCGGCAGTAAGGGCAGAATTTCCACTCCTGCGACAGCGTCTTCCTGCAGCCCGGGCAGGAAGAGACGACGGAATAGCCGCAGGTGGGGCACATGATGAACTCCGCTTCCAGCGGCGTGGCGCAGTTCGGGCATGCGGACGCGAAGTCCGAGTCGGTCTCCACCACCCGGAACACCTCGTCCGCCGAGGTGATGCCGGCGACCACCTTCTCCAGCGCGTTCCTTCCCAGCGTGACCATGCCTCTCGACAGCGCCGCCTGCCGGATCTCGTTCTCCGTCGCGTTCGACGCGATCAGGTCGCGGATCGGCTGGGTGAACACCAGGATCTCGTAGATCCCCGTCCGCCCCTTGTACCCCGTGCCGTTGCACGCGGGACAACCTTCGCCGCGGTACACATGCGTGCTGGGCTTCAGCCCCAGCCGCGCGATCTCGCGCTCGGAGGGGAGCTTGTGGACTCTGCACTTCGGGCAGATCGTCCGGACCAGGCGCTGCGCGACGATGCCGACGATCGTGGTGGCGATCAGGTAGGAGGGGATCTCCAGGTCGCGGAGCCGGGTGATCGTGGCCACGCAGCTGTTCGTGTGGATGGTGGAGAACACGAGGTGCCCGGTGAGCGCGGCCTGGACCGCGATGGATGCCGTGTCCCCGTCGCGCATCTCGCCGACCATGATGATGTCGGGGTCCTGCCGCAGCAGCGCCCGCAGCATCGAGGGAAAGGTCAGCCCGATCTTCTCCTGCACCGCCACCTGGTT from Thermodesulfobacteriota bacterium encodes:
- a CDS encoding DUF362 domain-containing protein; this translates as MAATVSLVRTQRGIREALIDALDRIGGLGRFVGRGDRVLLKPNLNGMDGYTDRAMTGALIELLIDLGAGGICIAESTFGDAEATDRYFHETGYVALAARYGIPLHNLNRSEAVEVPVKEPLALERLPVAREFFEADRIVNLPNMKVHYATGITLALKNMKGFLVGDAKRRCHDAGLDHAIVDINNTLRPHLNVVDAISCMERMGPRGGDPVRLDLVMAGGDPAEVDCVGCAVMGYAIDEVRHLKAIVDSRGIDPEGIVTAGERVEDVRRPFRRVAVEELVPANFRVRGRSACSSCVNAFLLACRHMETAPAGPVEVFMGTAVEEVEASGAFRIAFGNCCPGDLACELRIPGCPPIPYALNERLKKGG